In a single window of the Pseudogemmatithrix spongiicola genome:
- a CDS encoding alanine racemase, which produces MTDLDALPTPSLLLDRDRFVENHARLASHLRQLGVPLRPHVKTAKSLPVIRYALRDQPGGVTVSTLREAAACLDGGIRDILYAVGIAPQKLADVAALQARGAEITVILDSVEAAQALRAHHAATGRGIPVLVEIDSDGHRAGVAPESALLLEIAAILGADLRGVMTHAGESYQCVTAEAKRAMAAQERDAALSAAMRLRLAGHAAPVVSVGSTPTAHFADDLGGVTEVRAGVYMFQDLVMAGLGVCAVDDIAISVLVTVIGHQPAKGWLITDGGWMALSRDRGTAAQALDQGYGLVCDVEGQVLDGLLMSGANQEHGIISRRDGQPWDLSAFPVGTRLRVIPNHACATAAQYGGYFLLSNHRPTGEYWERFNGFGVHES; this is translated from the coding sequence GTGACCGACCTCGACGCCCTCCCCACGCCGAGCCTATTGCTGGACCGCGATCGATTCGTGGAGAACCACGCGCGGCTCGCGTCGCACCTGCGTCAGCTCGGCGTGCCGCTGCGTCCACACGTGAAGACGGCCAAGAGCCTTCCGGTGATCCGCTACGCGCTGCGCGACCAACCCGGCGGCGTGACGGTCTCCACGCTGCGCGAGGCGGCGGCGTGCTTGGACGGCGGCATTCGCGACATCCTCTACGCCGTGGGCATCGCGCCGCAGAAGCTCGCGGACGTGGCGGCGCTGCAGGCGCGCGGTGCGGAGATCACGGTGATCCTCGATTCGGTCGAGGCGGCGCAGGCATTGCGCGCGCATCACGCGGCGACGGGCCGCGGCATTCCGGTGCTCGTTGAGATCGACAGCGACGGACATCGGGCCGGCGTCGCGCCGGAGTCCGCGCTGCTGCTGGAGATCGCGGCGATCCTCGGCGCGGATCTGCGCGGCGTCATGACCCACGCCGGCGAGTCATACCAGTGCGTTACGGCCGAGGCCAAGCGTGCGATGGCGGCGCAGGAGCGCGACGCCGCGTTGAGCGCCGCGATGCGACTGCGACTGGCAGGCCATGCGGCCCCCGTGGTGAGCGTCGGCTCGACACCCACGGCGCACTTCGCCGACGACCTCGGCGGCGTCACCGAGGTGCGGGCCGGCGTCTACATGTTCCAGGACCTCGTGATGGCGGGCCTCGGCGTCTGCGCGGTGGACGACATCGCGATCAGCGTGCTCGTCACGGTCATCGGGCATCAGCCGGCGAAAGGCTGGCTGATCACCGACGGGGGATGGATGGCGCTCTCGCGCGACCGCGGCACCGCCGCTCAGGCCTTGGACCAGGGCTACGGGCTCGTGTGCGACGTCGAGGGACAGGTGCTCGACGGCCTGCTGATGTCGGGCGCGAACCAGGAGCACGGCATCATTTCGCGTCGCGACGGGCAGCCTTGGGACCTGTCGGCGTTTCCCGTAGGCACGCGCCTTAGGGTGATTCCCAATCATGCCTGCGCGACTGCCGCACAGTACGGCGGGTATTTCCTTCTGTCGAACCATCGCCCGACCGGTGAGTATTGGGAGCGGTTCAACGGATTCGGCGTGCACGAATCCTGA
- a CDS encoding DUF429 domain-containing protein, translated as MTILSVDLASRRYRDNGIAVLHGEWGDARCEIIAPESLGLRDTPDPERYADALLSLAATAGARLILLDGPQGWRAERSELVHQRQCERASHAPGKTGLPGIVKPASWTRMALFSVALFDALHARGWPRFTSAWGGAPAAIESFPTQAWRSLGLAAMPGRANTESTAPWLRQLAALGVRALPSSPSHDEVQAVVAGLAGIQLLQFGSSGVDARGSDPLLEHGHWREGWIVCPISGVRES; from the coding sequence GTGACCATCCTCTCCGTCGACCTCGCCTCGCGGCGCTACCGCGACAATGGAATCGCCGTGCTCCACGGCGAATGGGGCGACGCCCGCTGCGAGATCATCGCCCCGGAGTCACTCGGCCTCCGCGACACACCGGACCCCGAGCGCTACGCCGATGCGCTGCTCTCGCTCGCGGCGACGGCGGGCGCACGGCTCATCCTGCTCGATGGCCCCCAGGGCTGGCGCGCCGAGCGAAGCGAGCTCGTGCACCAGCGGCAGTGCGAGCGTGCCTCGCATGCGCCCGGCAAGACTGGGTTGCCGGGCATCGTCAAGCCAGCGAGCTGGACCCGCATGGCCCTGTTCTCGGTGGCGCTGTTCGATGCCCTTCACGCCCGTGGATGGCCGCGATTCACATCGGCGTGGGGCGGTGCTCCCGCAGCGATCGAGAGTTTCCCGACGCAGGCGTGGCGTTCGCTTGGCCTTGCTGCCATGCCTGGCCGCGCCAACACGGAGTCGACTGCGCCCTGGCTTCGCCAGCTCGCGGCCCTCGGCGTGCGTGCCCTCCCATCATCGCCGTCGCACGATGAAGTTCAGGCGGTGGTCGCGGGACTCGCGGGCATCCAACTGCTCCAGTTTGGCTCGTCGGGCGTCGACGCGCGTGGCAGCGATCCGCTTCTCGAGCACGGGCACTGGCGCGAGGGCTGGATCGTGTGCCCGATTTCGGGTGTCAGGGAATCCTGA
- a CDS encoding FeoA family protein codes for MTASARELPGCSCPLLESEAGRPATVVAIACGEQDACRLRAMGVYEGATVSVINKRHVLLVDVRGTRLAVGTDLAQDITVQPQERAAS; via the coding sequence ATGACCGCCTCCGCGCGCGAACTTCCCGGCTGCAGCTGCCCCCTCCTCGAGAGTGAGGCAGGGCGTCCGGCCACGGTCGTCGCCATCGCCTGCGGAGAGCAGGACGCCTGCCGCCTCCGCGCGATGGGTGTCTATGAGGGGGCGACGGTCTCGGTGATCAACAAGCGCCACGTGCTCCTCGTCGACGTGCGCGGTACGCGTCTCGCCGTCGGCACCGACCTCGCGCAGGACATCACCGTCCAGCCGCAAGAACGCGCGGCCTCCTGA
- the feoB gene encoding ferrous iron transport protein B — protein MAASAPAAPRESTDTLRVALIGNPNTGKTTLFNALTGLRQRVGNFAGVTVERVEGVSPLPDGRRATVLDLPGSYSLSAGSPDEQIALEVLLGRDDAHYRPHVVCVVADASHLERNLYLASQVLELGLPVVIALNQFDVAEAQGIRIDVPALIHELGVPVIPTVAHRGEGLEPLRRALVTAAALPAPMRRFTVPADVEGVLAPLQGLLERGGINYAAAGMEALRLLGVRRDEPHLVHVDGLAARLEATRAAVAAAGYVPERLESELRYTWIGGVLSRCVERVTRSGDSLSDRIDAVLLHRLGGPLIFLAIMALVFQSVFTWAAPVQDLFESAAVAMGSWVGGFLPEGDLRSLVVDGVFAGVGSVIVFVPQIAILFAFIGLLEQTGYMARAAYLMDRVMRRVGLHGKSFIPMLSGYACAVPGIMATRTIDDPKDRLATIMVVPLMSCSARLPVYTLLIGTFVPALPLLPGLNLQGFTMLVMYLLGTVAALAIAFLFRRTLLKGPVRPMLLELPSYRMPSLGSLAVTVWQRCQVFLQRAGTVILSLSIVLWALATYPKAQVDTTQPETVQQEQQLAHSVLGRFGHAVEPVVAPLGYDWKIGVSIVASFAAREVFVSTMGTIYGVGGEDEAALSDRLLAERRPDGTARYTPLIAVGLMVFYVFALMCISTVAVTVRESGGGAIGWRWASIQFGYMLVLAYAMAYLVIIVGRALGYAG, from the coding sequence GTGGCCGCGAGCGCGCCCGCGGCGCCGCGCGAGTCCACCGACACGCTGCGCGTCGCCCTCATCGGCAATCCGAACACCGGCAAGACGACCCTCTTCAACGCGCTGACGGGACTCCGCCAGCGGGTGGGCAACTTCGCCGGCGTCACCGTCGAACGCGTCGAGGGCGTCTCGCCCCTCCCCGACGGCCGCCGCGCCACCGTGCTCGACCTGCCGGGCTCCTATTCGCTCTCCGCGGGCTCGCCCGACGAGCAGATCGCCCTCGAAGTCCTGCTCGGGCGCGATGACGCGCACTATCGCCCGCATGTGGTCTGCGTCGTCGCCGATGCCTCGCACCTCGAGCGCAACCTGTATCTCGCCTCGCAGGTGCTCGAGCTTGGCCTGCCGGTGGTGATCGCCCTCAATCAGTTCGACGTCGCCGAAGCGCAGGGCATCCGCATCGATGTCCCCGCGCTGATCCACGAGCTCGGCGTCCCCGTCATCCCGACCGTGGCGCACCGCGGCGAAGGCCTCGAGCCACTACGGCGCGCACTGGTCACGGCGGCGGCGTTGCCGGCGCCCATGCGCCGCTTCACGGTGCCCGCGGACGTGGAGGGTGTGCTCGCGCCGCTTCAAGGGCTGCTCGAACGCGGCGGCATCAACTACGCCGCCGCCGGCATGGAGGCGCTACGCCTGCTCGGCGTCCGGCGCGACGAGCCGCACCTCGTGCACGTCGACGGCCTCGCCGCGCGCCTCGAGGCGACTCGCGCGGCGGTCGCGGCAGCGGGCTACGTGCCTGAGCGGCTCGAGTCGGAGCTGCGCTACACCTGGATCGGCGGCGTGCTCTCGCGCTGCGTCGAGCGCGTCACGCGCTCCGGCGATTCCCTCAGCGACCGCATCGACGCCGTGCTGCTGCACCGCCTTGGCGGCCCGCTGATCTTCCTGGCGATTATGGCGCTGGTGTTCCAGTCCGTCTTCACCTGGGCGGCCCCGGTGCAGGATCTCTTCGAGTCCGCCGCGGTGGCCATGGGCAGCTGGGTGGGCGGCTTCCTGCCCGAGGGCGACCTGCGCTCGCTCGTCGTGGACGGCGTCTTCGCCGGCGTCGGCAGCGTCATCGTCTTCGTGCCGCAGATCGCGATCCTCTTCGCGTTCATCGGCCTGCTCGAGCAGACCGGCTACATGGCCCGCGCCGCGTACCTCATGGACCGCGTGATGCGGCGCGTCGGCCTGCACGGCAAGAGCTTCATCCCCATGCTCTCCGGTTACGCCTGCGCCGTGCCGGGCATCATGGCCACGCGCACCATCGACGACCCCAAGGACCGCCTCGCGACCATCATGGTCGTGCCGCTCATGTCCTGCTCGGCGCGCCTGCCGGTGTACACGCTGCTCATCGGCACCTTCGTGCCCGCGCTTCCGCTGCTGCCCGGCCTGAACCTGCAGGGCTTCACGATGCTCGTGATGTACCTGCTGGGCACCGTCGCCGCCCTGGCCATCGCGTTCCTGTTCCGCCGGACCCTGCTCAAGGGCCCCGTGCGCCCCATGCTGCTCGAGCTGCCGAGCTATCGGATGCCGTCGTTGGGCTCGCTCGCCGTGACGGTGTGGCAGCGCTGCCAAGTCTTCCTCCAGCGCGCGGGCACCGTCATCCTCTCCCTGAGCATCGTGCTCTGGGCGCTGGCGACGTACCCCAAGGCGCAGGTGGATACGACCCAGCCTGAGACCGTACAGCAGGAGCAGCAACTGGCGCATTCCGTGCTCGGCCGCTTCGGCCACGCCGTGGAGCCGGTCGTTGCGCCCCTCGGTTACGACTGGAAGATCGGCGTCAGCATCGTCGCGAGCTTCGCGGCACGCGAGGTCTTCGTCTCCACGATGGGCACGATCTACGGCGTCGGCGGTGAGGACGAGGCCGCATTGTCCGATCGCCTGCTCGCCGAGCGCCGCCCGGACGGCACGGCGCGGTACACGCCGCTCATCGCCGTCGGGCTCATGGTGTTCTATGTGTTCGCCCTCATGTGCATCAGCACCGTGGCCGTGACGGTCCGCGAGTCCGGCGGTGGGGCGATCGGCTGGCGCTGGGCGTCGATCCAGTTCGGCTACATGCTCGTGCTCGCGTACGCGATGGCGTATCTGGTCATCATCGTGGGCCGCGCGCTGGGGTATGCCGGATGA
- a CDS encoding FeoB-associated Cys-rich membrane protein, whose amino-acid sequence MSADTLVVALIVLGAVAFLLRRVLRTRKSGHGGAGCDNCGH is encoded by the coding sequence ATGAGCGCGGATACGCTGGTCGTCGCCCTCATCGTGCTCGGCGCGGTGGCCTTCCTCCTGCGCCGTGTGCTGCGCACGCGCAAGTCGGGCCATGGCGGCGCCGGCTGCGACAACTGCGGGCACTGA